From Polynucleobacter difficilis, a single genomic window includes:
- a CDS encoding 3-hydroxybutyrate dehydrogenase: MSTLRGKTALVTGSTSGIGLAMAVALAKQGANIMMNGFGEKDAAIATVKACGVEVDYHGADMSKPAEIEAMIAATEQRFGAIDILVNNAGIQHVANVEDFPEERWDAVIAINLSSAFHTTRFALPGMKRRNWGRIINIASVHGLVASMQKAAYVAAKHGIIGLTKVVALETARTGVTCNAICPGWVLTPLVQKQVDARAERDGVSNDAAKLALVSEKQPSGEFVAPEQLAALAVFLCGDAASEVRGAAWNMDGGWTAQ; the protein is encoded by the coding sequence ATGTCCACCTTACGCGGAAAAACAGCCCTTGTAACCGGATCAACCAGTGGTATTGGCCTTGCTATGGCAGTTGCTTTAGCCAAGCAGGGGGCTAACATCATGATGAATGGCTTTGGTGAAAAGGATGCCGCCATTGCGACCGTCAAAGCCTGCGGTGTCGAGGTCGATTACCACGGCGCCGATATGAGTAAGCCTGCTGAAATTGAGGCAATGATTGCCGCAACCGAGCAGCGTTTTGGGGCGATTGATATTTTGGTCAACAATGCGGGCATTCAGCACGTTGCTAATGTGGAAGACTTTCCGGAAGAGCGTTGGGATGCGGTGATTGCGATTAATCTGAGCTCCGCATTTCATACGACCCGTTTTGCCTTGCCTGGCATGAAGCGGCGCAATTGGGGTCGCATCATTAACATTGCATCCGTTCATGGCCTCGTTGCATCGATGCAAAAGGCGGCCTACGTCGCTGCAAAACATGGAATTATTGGCTTGACTAAAGTGGTTGCACTAGAGACTGCCAGAACGGGTGTGACGTGCAATGCAATCTGCCCAGGCTGGGTGCTAACGCCATTAGTCCAAAAGCAAGTGGATGCACGCGCTGAACGCGATGGCGTCTCCAATGACGCTGCTAAATTAGCACTGGTTTCAGAGAAGCAACCTTCGGGAGAGTTTGTCGCCCCCGAGCAGCTTGCGGCCTTGGCTGTATTTCTGTGTGGTGATGCCGCATCCGAAGTGCGCGGTGCAGCCTGGAATATGGATGGTGGCTGGACCGCACAATAG